From the Eleutherodactylus coqui strain aEleCoq1 chromosome 7, aEleCoq1.hap1, whole genome shotgun sequence genome, one window contains:
- the LOC136573287 gene encoding probable N-acetyltransferase camello gives MADYTIRVYKNRDYNAVRMLFAEGMLEHIPATCAYLLKLPRAQFVLFISFITLLLISRSYLLSLVSLAVVFTAGRRLLTSEYHQYVDKCQREDLLDIEESYMASNNSYFWVVESNGRIIGMVGVQPAPRSTEVMVLRRLSVTKDRRHQGIAAALCQKCIDFARQRGFKVLTLETSMIQVAAQKLYEKLGFQKTDFRIVPSLIGRFAKFSIMTYEYRIKD, from the coding sequence ATGGCTGACTACACCATACGGGTGTACAAGAACAGGGACTACAATGCCGTCCGTATGCTGTTTGCGGAAGGCATGCTGGAGCACATACCGGCTACCTGTGCTTACTTGCTGAAGCTTCCCCGGGCCCAGTTTGTACTTTTCATATCATTCATCACCCTGCTCTTAATATCCCGGTCCTACTTGCTCTCTCTAGTAAGTCTGGCCGTTGTGTTCACCGCAGGACGGCGCTTGTTGACCTCCGAGTACCACCAGTATGTGGACAAGTGTCAGAGAGAAGACTTACTTGACATCGAGGAGTCCTACATGGCAAGCAACAACTCTTATTTCTGGGTGGTTGAGTCTAATGGCAGGATCATTGGCATGGTGGGAGTCCAGCCAGCCCCCCGCTCTACTGAGGTGATGGTGCTGAGGAGGCTATCGGTGACTAAGGACAGGAGGCACCAGGGAATCGCTGCCGCTCTCTGCCAGAAGTGTATAGATTTCGCACGGCAACGTGGCTTCAAGGTGTTGACTCTGGAGACGTCAATGATACAAGTGGCTGCTCAGAAATTGTATGAAAAACTAGGTTTTCAGAAAACAGATTTCAGGATCGTCCCATCCCTGATCGGAAGGTTTGCCAAATTCTCTATTATGACCTATGAATATCGGATTAAAGATTAG